The following proteins are co-located in the Vidua macroura isolate BioBank_ID:100142 chromosome 29, ASM2450914v1, whole genome shotgun sequence genome:
- the SYT11 gene encoding synaptotagmin-11 isoform X1, whose amino-acid sequence MAEITSVHPGFDVSPVVAGLIGATVLVVSVSVTVFVWTCCHQQAEKKHKTPPYKFIHMLKGISIYPETLSNKKKINRIRRDKNGTAKEGGRGNLLVDAAESGLMGPTKAPDGPPQVDQLPIKVDYGDELSPDQSLTPGGSKTSSPSSPGDDVMLGDLTFSVDYNFPKKALVVTIQEAHGLPVMDEHTQSSDPYIKMTILPDKRHRVKTRVLRKTLEPVFDETFTFYGIPYSQLQDLVLHFLVLSFDRFSRDDVIGEVMVPLAGVDPSTGKVQLTREILKRNIQKCISRGELQVSLSYQPVAQRMTVVVLKARHLPKMDITGLSADPYVKVNVYYGRKRIAKKKTHVKKCTLNPVFNESFIYDIPVDLLPDISIEFLVIDFDRTTKNEVVGRLILGAHSASAAGSEHWREVCDSPRKAVAKWHSLSEY is encoded by the exons ATGGCCGAGATCACCAGCGTCCACCCCGGCTTCG ATGTGTCCCCCGTGGTGGCAGGACTCATTGGAGCCACCGTCCTGGTGGTTTCTGTCTCAGTCACAGTCTTTGTGTGGACATGCTGTCACCAGCAAGCAGAAAAGAAGCACAAAACCCCCCCGTACAAATTCATTCACATGCTGAAAGGCATCAGCATCTACCCGGAGACCTTGagcaacaagaagaaaatcaacCGGATCCGGAGAGACAAGAACGGCACGGCCAaggaggggggcagggggaacCTCCTGGTGGATGCTGCTGAGTCTGGCTTGATGGGCCCCACCAAGGCTCCAGACGGACCCCCCCAGGTCGACCAGCTCCCCATCAAAGTCGATTATGGAGATGAACTCAGCCCAGATCAAAGCCTCACTCCGGGAGGGAGTAAAACCTCCTCCCCTTCTTCCCCGGGCGACGACGTCATGCTGGGAGACCTGACTTTCTCAGTGGACTACAACTTCCCCAAAAAGGCACTGGTGGTCACCATCCAGGAGGCTCACGGGCTGCCCGTGATGGACGAGCACACCCAGAGCTCTGACCCCTACATCAAGATGACAATTCTGCCCGACAAGAGGCACCGTGTCAAGACCCGCGTGCTCCGCAAGACCCTGGAGCCCGTTTTCGACGAGACCTTCACCTTTTATGGGATCCCCTACAGCCAGCTGCAGGACCTGGTGCTGCACTTCCTCGTGCTCAGCTTCGACCGCTTCTCCCGCGATGATGTGATTGGGGAGGTGATGGTGCCCCTTGCAGGGGTGGatcccagcactgggaaggtGCAGCTGACCAGGGAGATCCTCAAAAGGAACATCCAA AAGTGCATCAGCAGAGGGGAGCTGCAGGTGTCCCTGTCCTACCAGCCCGTGGCACAGAGGATGACCGTGGTGGTGCTGAAAGCCAGGCATTTGCCAAAGATGGACATCACTGGCCTCTCAG cagACCCCTACGTCAAGGTGAACGTTTACTACGGCCGCAAGCGCATCGCCAAGAAGAAAACCCACGTCAAGAAGTGCACTTTGAACCCCGTCTTCAACGAGTCCTTCATCTACGACATCCCCGTGGATCTCCTGCCCGACATCAGCATCGAGTTCCTGGTGATCGACTTCGACCGCACCACCAAGAACGAGGTGGTGGGCAGGCTGATCCTGGGCGCCCACAGCGCCAGCGCCGCGGGCAGCGAGCACTGGCGCGAGGTCTGCGACAGCCCCAGGAAAGCCGTGGCCAAGTGGCACAGCCTCAGCGAGTACTAA
- the SYT11 gene encoding synaptotagmin-11 isoform X2: MAEITSVHPGFDVSPVVAGLIGATVLVVSVSVTVFVWTCCHQQAEKKHKTPPYKFIHMLKGISIYPETLSNKKKINRIRRDKNGTAKEGGRGNLLVDAAESGLMGPTKAPDGPPQVDQLPIKVDYGDELSPDQSLTPGGSKTSSPSSPGDDVMLGDLTFSVDYNFPKKALVVTIQEAHGLPVMDEHTQSSDPYIKMTILPDKRHRVKTRVLRKTLEPVFDETFTFYGIPYSQLQDLVLHFLVLSFDRFSRDDVIGEVMVPLAGVDPSTGKVQLTREILKRNIQKCISRGELQVSLSYQPVAQRMTVVVLKARHLPKMDITGLSDPYVKVNVYYGRKRIAKKKTHVKKCTLNPVFNESFIYDIPVDLLPDISIEFLVIDFDRTTKNEVVGRLILGAHSASAAGSEHWREVCDSPRKAVAKWHSLSEY; the protein is encoded by the exons ATGGCCGAGATCACCAGCGTCCACCCCGGCTTCG ATGTGTCCCCCGTGGTGGCAGGACTCATTGGAGCCACCGTCCTGGTGGTTTCTGTCTCAGTCACAGTCTTTGTGTGGACATGCTGTCACCAGCAAGCAGAAAAGAAGCACAAAACCCCCCCGTACAAATTCATTCACATGCTGAAAGGCATCAGCATCTACCCGGAGACCTTGagcaacaagaagaaaatcaacCGGATCCGGAGAGACAAGAACGGCACGGCCAaggaggggggcagggggaacCTCCTGGTGGATGCTGCTGAGTCTGGCTTGATGGGCCCCACCAAGGCTCCAGACGGACCCCCCCAGGTCGACCAGCTCCCCATCAAAGTCGATTATGGAGATGAACTCAGCCCAGATCAAAGCCTCACTCCGGGAGGGAGTAAAACCTCCTCCCCTTCTTCCCCGGGCGACGACGTCATGCTGGGAGACCTGACTTTCTCAGTGGACTACAACTTCCCCAAAAAGGCACTGGTGGTCACCATCCAGGAGGCTCACGGGCTGCCCGTGATGGACGAGCACACCCAGAGCTCTGACCCCTACATCAAGATGACAATTCTGCCCGACAAGAGGCACCGTGTCAAGACCCGCGTGCTCCGCAAGACCCTGGAGCCCGTTTTCGACGAGACCTTCACCTTTTATGGGATCCCCTACAGCCAGCTGCAGGACCTGGTGCTGCACTTCCTCGTGCTCAGCTTCGACCGCTTCTCCCGCGATGATGTGATTGGGGAGGTGATGGTGCCCCTTGCAGGGGTGGatcccagcactgggaaggtGCAGCTGACCAGGGAGATCCTCAAAAGGAACATCCAA AAGTGCATCAGCAGAGGGGAGCTGCAGGTGTCCCTGTCCTACCAGCCCGTGGCACAGAGGATGACCGTGGTGGTGCTGAAAGCCAGGCATTTGCCAAAGATGGACATCACTGGCCTCTCAG ACCCCTACGTCAAGGTGAACGTTTACTACGGCCGCAAGCGCATCGCCAAGAAGAAAACCCACGTCAAGAAGTGCACTTTGAACCCCGTCTTCAACGAGTCCTTCATCTACGACATCCCCGTGGATCTCCTGCCCGACATCAGCATCGAGTTCCTGGTGATCGACTTCGACCGCACCACCAAGAACGAGGTGGTGGGCAGGCTGATCCTGGGCGCCCACAGCGCCAGCGCCGCGGGCAGCGAGCACTGGCGCGAGGTCTGCGACAGCCCCAGGAAAGCCGTGGCCAAGTGGCACAGCCTCAGCGAGTACTAA